In one Sphingomonas hankookensis genomic region, the following are encoded:
- a CDS encoding serine O-acetyltransferase → MTRPSMGTGWRQFREAVAGDLARFARVGGRRTPQRGFLLKAWLFLPGFRFVLTHRLQALIATVPVVGPLVAKLYWARSCRRYGSEIAQIARIGPGCYIPHPYAVVLGDCTLGRNVVILQSVTIGKRGDSAAHGPRIGDEVEIGAGAILLGAITIGDGARIGANSLVLIDVPAGAIAMGSPARIVQPKPPAPEQIHERA, encoded by the coding sequence ATGACCCGGCCGTCGATGGGTACCGGCTGGCGGCAGTTCCGCGAAGCGGTGGCGGGCGACCTAGCCCGCTTCGCGCGGGTCGGCGGGCGCCGCACACCGCAACGCGGCTTCCTGCTGAAGGCGTGGCTGTTCCTGCCCGGGTTCCGGTTCGTCCTGACGCATCGGTTGCAGGCCCTGATCGCGACCGTCCCGGTCGTCGGGCCATTGGTCGCCAAGCTCTACTGGGCGCGAAGCTGCCGCCGCTATGGTTCGGAAATCGCGCAGATCGCCCGTATCGGGCCGGGCTGCTACATCCCGCACCCCTATGCGGTCGTGCTGGGCGATTGCACGCTTGGCCGGAACGTGGTGATCCTCCAGAGCGTCACGATCGGGAAACGTGGCGACAGCGCGGCGCATGGCCCGCGGATTGGCGACGAAGTCGAGATCGGCGCCGGCGCGATCCTGCTCGGCGCGATCACGATCGGCGACGGGGCGCGGATCGGGGCCAATTCGCTCGTCCTGATCGATGTCCCGGCGGGCGCGATCGCCATGGGATCGCCGGCGCGCATCGTCCAGCCCAAGCCGCCTGCCCCGGAGCAAATCCATGAACGCGCCTGA
- a CDS encoding acyltransferase family protein: protein MKTAGRATSRLDSLQILRFFAAFLVLVGHTQHALLERLGAGAGRYAFVPLDWGLGVDVFFVISGFVMYYLMHDRFARPGATATFLRRRIVRVVPMYWLFTTLVLSVGLATGAIDLGWTNILFSYLFLPGPVCGEYCFPVFTLGWTINYEMLFYALFAIALGFSRRTGVAVVVALIFGLIVVGQVVPASWSMLHFWGYPIIGEFLFGIGLAAAFLRGWRVSRGTGWAMVIAGLVLAVISYQLDLYDHIWRLWTGGIPAALILGGAVFGLEPRGTPGRWLGLLVLGGDASYALYLSHPVTIRVTDAIAGRIGLFDRAPWAFWAGTVVAAVIGSFVVHYAIEKPLLSRFYRRPNLGAGVP from the coding sequence GTGAAGACAGCAGGACGGGCGACCTCGCGGCTCGATTCGCTTCAGATATTGCGGTTCTTCGCCGCGTTCCTGGTGCTGGTCGGCCATACGCAGCACGCGCTGCTCGAACGGCTGGGGGCGGGGGCCGGGCGCTATGCGTTCGTGCCGCTCGACTGGGGGCTGGGGGTCGACGTGTTCTTCGTCATCTCGGGCTTCGTCATGTATTATCTGATGCACGACCGGTTCGCCCGGCCGGGCGCGACCGCGACCTTCCTGCGCCGCCGGATCGTGCGCGTGGTGCCGATGTACTGGCTGTTCACCACGCTGGTTCTGTCGGTCGGCCTCGCGACCGGGGCGATCGACTTGGGCTGGACCAATATCCTGTTCTCCTACCTGTTCCTGCCGGGGCCGGTGTGCGGCGAATATTGCTTCCCGGTGTTCACGCTGGGCTGGACGATCAATTACGAGATGCTGTTCTACGCGCTGTTCGCGATCGCGCTGGGCTTTTCGCGGCGGACCGGCGTCGCCGTGGTCGTCGCGCTGATCTTCGGGCTGATCGTCGTCGGACAGGTCGTGCCAGCGTCGTGGTCGATGCTGCATTTCTGGGGCTATCCGATCATCGGCGAATTCCTGTTCGGTATCGGTCTGGCGGCCGCGTTCCTGCGCGGCTGGCGGGTGTCGCGCGGCACCGGGTGGGCGATGGTCATCGCCGGGCTGGTGCTGGCGGTCATCAGCTATCAACTCGACCTGTACGACCATATCTGGCGGCTGTGGACCGGCGGCATCCCGGCGGCGCTGATCCTGGGCGGGGCGGTGTTCGGGCTGGAACCGCGGGGCACGCCGGGGCGGTGGCTGGGGCTGCTCGTGCTGGGGGGCGATGCGTCCTACGCGCTGTACCTGTCGCACCCGGTGACGATTCGCGTGACCGATGCGATCGCGGGCAGGATCGGCCTGTTCGACCGCGCGCCCTGGGCGTTCTGGGCCGGAACGGTAGTCGCGGCGGTGATCGGGTCGTTCGTCGTCCACTATGCGATCGAAAAGCCGTTGCTGTCCCGCTTCTATCGTCGACCCAATCTGGGGGCGGGGGTTCCGTAA
- a CDS encoding lipopolysaccharide biosynthesis protein — MAGFAGKLMRGGLPNMAIRGSQLFFRFALSFYIVSELGLEAAGIYGLAIGAIGIVPATVGWGLNYFISREVVGHTPATAAGLIRDRLAITIASLLAGTIVAVPVLIWMTGGLSETAILILVLLWLETLALDIYMPMIGLEMALFANVMVFIRSALWIPIVVGIGFVYPPLQTLNAIFLGWIASHFVAYAMLFVYLRRWPIREGLRERMQLGRLGKRVRTAWYIYFSDLGIVGLGYADRFILNALLGLTATGIYSFYFSITNALQTLIATAVVQLALPRMVRAARGGDRAEWRAELRRQMTKTLTYAGVLGAIIFVATEIIFYVSPEGRFPVYRTLLAVMLLAATIRSGSDLLNVAITSMGRDHAYAVTNVIGVVLALVFGAGFMWAFGLIGAGISAVATALSLLVIRGVYLRNITQPAIGAEGSPA, encoded by the coding sequence ATGGCAGGGTTTGCGGGCAAATTGATGCGCGGCGGGTTGCCGAACATGGCGATTCGCGGGTCGCAGCTCTTCTTCCGTTTCGCCCTGTCCTTCTACATCGTCAGCGAGCTGGGGCTGGAGGCGGCGGGCATCTACGGCCTCGCGATCGGCGCGATCGGCATCGTGCCCGCGACGGTCGGCTGGGGCCTCAACTATTTCATCTCGCGCGAGGTGGTGGGCCATACCCCGGCGACCGCCGCCGGGCTGATCCGCGACCGGCTGGCCATCACCATCGCGTCGCTGCTGGCCGGGACCATCGTCGCCGTGCCGGTGCTGATCTGGATGACCGGGGGGTTGAGCGAGACCGCGATCCTGATCCTGGTCCTGCTGTGGCTGGAGACGCTGGCGCTCGACATCTACATGCCGATGATCGGGCTGGAGATGGCGTTGTTCGCCAACGTCATGGTCTTCATCCGCTCGGCGCTGTGGATTCCGATCGTGGTCGGCATCGGCTTTGTCTATCCGCCGCTCCAGACGCTGAACGCGATCTTCCTCGGCTGGATCGCCAGCCATTTCGTCGCCTATGCGATGCTGTTCGTCTATCTGCGCCGCTGGCCGATCCGCGAGGGCCTGCGCGAGCGGATGCAGCTCGGACGGCTGGGCAAGCGGGTGCGGACGGCGTGGTACATCTATTTCAGCGACCTGGGCATCGTCGGTCTCGGCTATGCCGACCGCTTCATCCTGAACGCGCTGCTGGGGCTGACCGCGACCGGTATCTACAGCTTCTATTTCTCGATCACCAATGCGCTTCAGACGTTGATCGCGACCGCCGTGGTGCAGCTGGCGCTGCCGCGCATGGTGCGTGCCGCTCGCGGTGGCGACCGGGCCGAATGGCGCGCCGAACTGCGCCGGCAGATGACCAAGACGCTGACCTATGCCGGGGTGCTGGGCGCGATCATCTTCGTCGCGACCGAGATCATCTTCTATGTCAGCCCCGAAGGGCGCTTCCCGGTCTATCGCACGCTGCTGGCGGTGATGCTGCTGGCCGCGACGATCCGGTCGGGGTCGGACCTGCTGAACGTGGCGATCACCAGCATGGGGCGCGACCATGCCTATGCCGTGACCAACGTCATCGGCGTCGTGCTGGCGCTGGTGTTCGGCGCGGGGTTCATGTGGGCGTTCGGGTTGATCGGCGCGGGCATTTCCGCCGTCGCCACCGCGCTCAGCCTGCTGGTTATCCGGGGCGTCTATCTGCGCAATATCACGCAGCCTGCCATCGGCGCGGAAGGGAGCCCCGCATGA